From the Quercus lobata isolate SW786 chromosome 6, ValleyOak3.0 Primary Assembly, whole genome shotgun sequence genome, one window contains:
- the LOC115949709 gene encoding uncharacterized protein LOC115949709 — MGLKEFEHSGVHDLFKAMSKFIAASRQATELDKTRVLLETRIQQVNAECKKWAGVAEKAKDEVKERNKLIEELRTDAVEKDTRIDHLQKMNDELNARLSKAKEDAVAEFKSSKEYTDTLDRNYAAGFEDFRMDAIENFPEVDFNAIKLNLAAATSSLLQTGSDDVNVEDDASTQPQDAPVVNAPPS; from the exons ATGGGTTTAAAGGAATTTGAACATTCAGGCGTCCATGACCTCTTCAAG GCCATGTCCAAGTTTATAGCAGCGTCTAGACAGGCAACAGAGCTGGACAAGACGAGAGTCTTGTTGGAGACGAGGATTCAGCAGGTGAATGCTGAGTGTAAAAAATGGGCTGGGGTTGCTGAAAAAGCTAAGGACGAGGTCAAGGAACGTAACAAGCTGATTGAGGAGCTAAGGACGGATGCAGTGGAGAAGGATACGCGCATTGATCATTTGCAGAAGATGAATGATGAATTGAATGCTCGTCTCTCCAAGGCAAAAGAGGACGCTGTGGCTGAGTTCAAGTCGTCCAAAGAATATACAGACACTTTGGATCGCAATTATGCAGCTGGTTTTGAAGATTTCAGAATGGACGCTATTGAGAACTTCCCTGAAGttgattttaatgcaatcaAGCTTAACCTTGCTGCTGCCACAAGCTCTCTTCTCCAGACTGGCTCTGATGACGTCAACGTGGAAGACGATGCTAGTACCCAGCCTCAGGACGCACCAGTTGTGAATGCTCCCCCTTCTTAG
- the LOC115949710 gene encoding uncharacterized protein LOC115949710 encodes MAPLLSPSVEGEELYLYLAVTPHAVSSALIREEDKVQRPVYYTSKALKGAEGRYPQMEKLAFALITASRKLRHYFQAHVINVMTDHPLKKAMNRPEAAGRLIQWAVELSEFDIRYLPRHAIKAQALADFIAEFTPSHNETEDSKRWIVHVDGSSTRHAGGIGVVLQSPEGDKLKHKVRLQYQATNNEVEYEALLKGLELAKSVEAKSICVMGDSQLIMGQVNGTYEAKEERMKKYLGRVMRLVKRFEKADFVQIPREENVEADTIAKEASADESLEKSDEVQYVPSIDAQEVQQVDNKENWMTPIISYLKDGRLPEEKDEARKVRVRSARYVLMNGVLYKRGFSQPYLRCLAPDEANYVLREVHEGACVPAIQQRPQATIGIPHPNGGTVALRTMGTGHFGSLPFGSKADEVSSGGHRLLHQMGGGRTVGKYHTTECEKLRVEEHRMQIWSAEGIGV; translated from the exons ATGGCACCGCTGCTGAGTCCATCAGTGGAAGGAGAGGAACTATATTTGTACCTAGCAGTAACCCCGCACGCCGTGAGCTCGGCATTGATAAGAGAGGAAGATAAAGTGCAAAGACCTGTGTACTATACAAGCAAGGCATTGAAAGGAGCGGAAGGACGGTATCCGCAAATGGAGAAGTTGGCCTTCGCACTAATCACAGCATCACGGAAGCTgaggcattatttccaagcacatgtcATTAATGTTATGACAGATCATCCTCTCAAAAAGGCAATGAATAGGCCGGAAGCTGCAGGACGATTAATCCAGTGGGCTGTGGAGCTAAGTGAGTTCGATATCAGGTATCTACCAAGGCATGCCATTAAagctcaagccctagcagattttATTGCGGAGTTTACCCCAAGTCATAACGAGACAGAGGACAGTAAGAGATGGATCGTTCATGTGGATGGTTCGTCCACACGGCATGCAGGAGGAATTGGTGTGGTCCTGCAGTCCCCAGAGGGAGATAAACTGAAACATAAAGTCCGTCTACAGTACCAAGCGACAAACAATGAAGTCGAATATGAAGCCCTCctcaaagggctagaattggcAAAGTCCGTGGAAGCAAAGTCCATATGTGTCATGGGGGATTCCCAACTGATCATGGGGCAAGTGAATGGGACGTATGAGGCGAAGGAAGAACGAATGAAGAAGTATCTTGGTAGGGTGATGCGCCTTGTGAAAAGGTTTGAAAAAGCTGacttcgttcaaatcccaagggaggagaacgtGGAAGCTGATACTATAGCGAAGGAGGCCTCAGCAGACGAATCATTAGAGAAGTCAGACGAAGTTCAATATGTGCCAAGTATAGATGCCCAGGAAGTACAGCAGGTTGATAAcaaagaaaattggatgactccCATTATATCCTATTTGAAAGACGGACGACTACCAGAAGAAAAGGACGAGGCCAGAAAGGTGAGGGTGAGGTCAGCTAGATACGTCCTTATGAATGGAGTtctatacaagagaggtttctctcAACCTTACCTTAGATGTTTAGCTCCGGACGAAGCAAACTACGTGCtgagagaagttcatgaaggggcATGTG TGCCAGCGATTCAGCAACGTCCCCAGGCAACCATCGGAATACCTCACCCCAATGGTGGCACCGTGGcccttcgcacaatggggactggacattTTGGGTCCCTTCCCTTTGGGAGTAAGGCAGATGAAGTTTCTAGTGGTGGGcatcgattacttcaccaaatgggtggaggcagaACCGTTGGCAAATATCACACAACAGAATGTGAAAAActtcgtgtggaagaacatcGTATGCAGATTTGGAGTGCCGAAGGTATTGGTGTCTGA
- the LOC115949708 gene encoding uncharacterized protein LOC115949708 has translation MSAASSSTDSLNKAIDEYCEDTSERSNSSSASDESGGSTDENYSSGAPGLPIEVVQEQLRRASGSQAGSPSNPTDEVETVFSCAVGVHSKTDEQRLNSLKSWYQIPDEFNPRLPVRGEWCCEPRFGFYQFTARGNDCRLIKSLASSDRKWKTEFIFVSGFWAGNPVDVGRDPFPPYTGELGNLRPEAAKRPSLSKFRRDRVHRARLHTDRSFRSLVTLRRLAKWGLGPEPSDEAIAHEVTVRKRMSTMKENRGKEIAGEGKRPEGQAQDRPEGQTRPTAGDKRKFLPKNIDLEGLPSRRDKRVKSGSSKVVKSKPPQSQPAVQIVDVDSSTPVESTPSKTPPRTPLAKSTTPGSSQWLSRTKI, from the exons ATGTCCGCTGCCTCCTCGTCTACTGATAGCCTTAATAAGGCCATAGACGAGTACTGTGAGGATACTAGTGAGAGGTCTAACTCTAGCAGTGCTAGTGATGAGAGTGGAGGAAGCACGGACGAGAACTACTCTTCTGGGGCCCCTGGGCTCCCTATTGAGGTCGTCCAAGAACAGCTTAGGAGAGCTTCTGGCTCTCAAGCTGGTTCTCCGTCCAATCCTACGGACGAGGTAGAAACCGTCTTCAGCTGCGCTGTAGGCGTCCATTCTAAGACGGACGAACAGAGGTTAAATAGCCTTAAATCCTGGTATCAAATCCCAGACGAGTTTAACCCTAGGCTGCCCGTCCGTGGAGAGTGGTGTTGTGAGCCCCGTTTTG GTTTTTATCAGTTTACTGCTAGAGGGAATGATTGTAGGTTGATCAAGTCCCTAGCTTCGTCTGATAGGAAATGGAAGACGGAGTTCATTTTCGTTTCAGGCTTCTGGGCAGGGAACCCTGTGGACGTTGGCAGGGATCCCTTTCCCCCTTACACTGGGGAACTAGGGAACCTTCGTCCAGAAG CTGCCAAACGTCCGTCCCTGAGTAAATTCCGTCGTGACCGCGTCCATAGAGCTCGTCTACATACAGACAGGAGCTTTCGTTCTCTTGTCACGCTAAGACGTTTAGCCAAGTGGGGTTTAGGTCCTGAGCCTTCAGACGAAGCTATCGCCCACGAAGTTACTGTGCGAAAAA gaatgtcaacaatgaaagagaaTAGAGGGAAGGAGATTGCAGGAGAGGGGAAACGTCCTGAGGGTCAAGCCCAAGATCGTCCTGAGGGTCAGACTCGTCCAACGGCTGGGGACAAAAGGAAGTTCTTGCCAAAAAATATTGACTTGGAAGGGCTCCCCAGTCGTAGGGACAAAAGGGTCAAGTCAGGCTCGTCCAAGGTGGTCAAGTCCAAACCTCCCCAGTCCCAGCCTGCCGTCCAGATAGTTGATGTGGACTCGTCCACTCCAGTGGAGTCCACGCCGTCCAAGACTCCACCCAGAACTCCTTTGGCCAAGTCTACCACGCCTGGCTCGTCCCA ATGGCTGTCAAGGACGAAGATATAA